Proteins from a genomic interval of Bradyrhizobium sp. CCBAU 53340:
- the dapD gene encoding 2,3,4,5-tetrahydropyridine-2,6-dicarboxylate N-succinyltransferase produces MAMEPRGARGEGFATVTADGRVLDSWFLQPALVAEAGKTATIRLTNDEIAKSLGESADGYARHDDIRNVDIVAIRTDIGSLASAPTDVHDAYLRLHLLSHRLVQPNCLNLDGIFGLLPNIVWTTLGPCEPARVPDARLLARKRGLAFEVAGIDKFPRMTDYVTPADVRIADADRVRLGAHLAPGTTVMHEGFCNFNAGTLGPCMVEGRISAGVVVASGSDIGGGASIMGTLSGGGKEKITVGERSLIGANAGIGISLGDDCIVEAGCYITAGARILLEDGRVVKAKELSGQKGLLFRRNSQSGALEATRRKGNWDGLNAQLHG; encoded by the coding sequence ATGGCGATGGAGCCGAGGGGCGCGCGGGGCGAGGGATTTGCGACTGTTACCGCGGATGGCCGCGTGCTGGATTCCTGGTTTCTCCAGCCAGCTCTCGTCGCGGAGGCCGGCAAGACGGCGACGATCCGGCTGACGAACGACGAGATCGCCAAATCGCTGGGTGAGTCAGCCGACGGCTATGCGCGGCACGACGACATCCGCAATGTCGATATCGTTGCCATCCGGACAGATATTGGCTCTCTTGCATCCGCGCCGACGGATGTGCACGACGCCTATCTGCGCCTGCATCTCTTGAGCCATCGGCTTGTCCAGCCGAATTGCCTGAACCTCGACGGCATTTTCGGCCTGTTGCCCAACATCGTCTGGACGACCCTCGGCCCCTGCGAACCTGCGCGCGTGCCGGACGCGCGGCTCCTGGCGCGAAAGCGTGGCCTCGCGTTCGAGGTGGCTGGCATCGACAAGTTTCCGCGCATGACCGACTACGTGACGCCTGCGGACGTGAGAATTGCAGATGCGGATCGCGTCCGGCTCGGCGCCCATCTGGCTCCCGGCACCACCGTGATGCATGAAGGCTTCTGCAACTTCAACGCAGGCACGCTCGGTCCCTGCATGGTCGAGGGCCGCATCAGCGCCGGCGTGGTCGTGGCAAGCGGCAGCGACATCGGTGGCGGCGCCTCGATCATGGGGACGCTGTCGGGCGGCGGCAAAGAGAAGATCACGGTCGGCGAGCGCAGCCTGATCGGAGCAAATGCCGGCATCGGCATTTCATTGGGCGACGATTGCATCGTCGAAGCCGGCTGCTACATCACGGCCGGCGCACGCATCCTGTTGGAAGACGGCCGGGTCGTGAAAGCCAAGGAGCTCTCCGGCCAGAAGGGCCTTCTCTTTCGCCGCAACTCCCAGAGCGGCGCGCTCGAGGCAACAAGACGCAAAGGCAATTGGGACGGCCTCAACGCGCAGCTTCACGGCTAG
- the cobD gene encoding threonine-phosphate decarboxylase CobD, with the protein MREHGGNLDLAQQRFGGRAEDWIDLSTGVNRLPYPVGEIDAYHWQALPSRSDIEALHQAARHAYGTSAPIVAMGGAQAAIQLLPQLAPRGLARILAPTYNEYAPVLTVAGWQVEEVRELDALVGANLAIVVNPNNPDGRRHERKDLLALLPRVGYLVIDESFVDAVPALSLASEAGRPGLLILRSFGKFYGLAGLRLGFASGHADDIAKLAAASGPWPVSGAAIAIGCRALRDDAWAKATSARLARDCLRLDEMAQSQGWRLVGGAPLFRLYEMPDARAALDKLARGQIWSRIFKQNPSWLRLGLPGSETEWTRLAEVLAR; encoded by the coding sequence ATGCGCGAGCATGGTGGAAATCTCGATCTGGCCCAGCAGCGTTTTGGCGGACGCGCGGAAGACTGGATCGATCTGTCGACCGGCGTCAACCGGCTGCCTTATCCCGTGGGCGAGATCGACGCGTATCACTGGCAGGCGCTGCCGTCGCGCTCCGACATCGAGGCTCTGCATCAGGCGGCGCGGCACGCTTATGGTACAAGCGCGCCGATCGTAGCGATGGGCGGCGCGCAGGCCGCCATTCAATTGCTGCCGCAGCTCGCGCCGCGTGGGCTGGCCCGCATCCTTGCGCCGACCTACAACGAATATGCGCCGGTTCTGACCGTCGCGGGATGGCAGGTCGAGGAGGTGAGGGAGCTCGATGCGCTGGTGGGGGCGAACCTCGCCATCGTCGTCAATCCCAACAATCCCGACGGCCGCCGGCACGAGCGGAAGGATCTGCTCGCGCTGTTGCCGCGCGTCGGTTACCTCGTCATCGACGAGAGCTTTGTCGATGCCGTTCCCGCTCTCTCGCTCGCTTCGGAAGCGGGGCGGCCGGGATTGCTGATCCTGCGCTCGTTCGGAAAGTTTTATGGTCTTGCCGGCCTGCGGCTCGGCTTCGCGAGCGGCCATGCCGATGATATCGCCAAGCTCGCGGCGGCGTCAGGTCCATGGCCGGTGTCGGGTGCGGCGATCGCGATCGGCTGCCGTGCCTTGCGTGACGATGCCTGGGCCAAGGCGACGTCAGCGCGGCTTGCGCGCGACTGCCTTCGTCTCGACGAGATGGCGCAATCGCAAGGCTGGCGGCTGGTTGGCGGTGCGCCACTGTTTCGTCTCTACGAAATGCCGGATGCACGCGCCGCGTTGGACAAGCTTGCGCGTGGCCAAATCTGGTCCCGCATCTTCAAGCAAAATCCCTCGTGGCTGCGCCTCGGGCTTCCGGGCAGCGAAACCGAGTGGACACGCCTTGCCGAGGTGCTAGCGCGCTAG
- the cobU gene encoding bifunctional adenosylcobinamide kinase/adenosylcobinamide-phosphate guanylyltransferase, with protein MAVILITGGARSGKSKRAETRARAFPGQPVYVATAEALDAEMKARIAGHRARRGTDWIEREVPLDLVPTLVASDGGGARLVDCLTLWLSNLMHAGRDWEREVSELAATLPRLKSPLVFVTNEVSLGIVPDNALARSFRDAAGMMNQIIAAVADEVEFVVAGLPMKLK; from the coding sequence ATGGCCGTCATCTTGATCACAGGCGGAGCGCGCTCGGGCAAGAGCAAGCGTGCGGAAACGCGCGCGCGCGCCTTTCCCGGGCAGCCCGTCTATGTCGCGACGGCCGAGGCGCTCGATGCCGAAATGAAAGCACGCATCGCTGGACATCGCGCGCGCCGCGGAACCGACTGGATCGAGCGCGAGGTGCCGCTGGATCTCGTGCCCACGCTGGTCGCGAGCGATGGCGGCGGCGCGCGGCTGGTGGACTGCCTGACGCTATGGCTCTCCAATCTGATGCATGCCGGGCGCGATTGGGAGCGCGAGGTGAGCGAGCTCGCGGCCACTCTGCCCCGCCTGAAGAGTCCGCTCGTCTTCGTCACCAATGAGGTCAGCCTCGGCATCGTCCCCGATAACGCGCTGGCCCGCAGCTTTCGCGACGCCGCCGGGATGATGAACCAGATCATTGCCGCTGTCGCCGACGAGGTCGAATTCGTGGTCGCGGGTCTACCGATGAAGCTGAAATGA
- a CDS encoding LysR family transcriptional regulator, translating to MDKVASLRAFVKVVESGSFAEAGRQLRLSRSAISKYIADLEESLGVQLLNRTTRHASPTENGQRYFERAVVILSEIEAADQAVTQAQSAPRGLLRVNAPMSFGTMRLGPVLADFMEAFPELQLQIVLSDDLLDPVQDGFDVTLRIADLESSSLIARKIMPVPRMICASPDYLARHGTPKHPQDLRAHASLTYGFLLTGNQWKLSGRDGDHWIQPAWSLCVNNAEVLRDAAIKGRGLALLPEFIAAEALKKGKLRTVLDDYSAPPLALYAVYPPTRHLSVKVRLFIDFLVERFGA from the coding sequence TTGGATAAGGTCGCCAGCCTCCGGGCCTTCGTGAAGGTGGTCGAAAGCGGCAGCTTTGCCGAGGCGGGCCGGCAGCTGCGCCTGTCGCGCTCGGCGATCAGCAAATACATCGCCGACCTCGAGGAGAGCCTTGGCGTGCAACTCCTGAACCGGACCACGCGCCACGCCAGCCCGACCGAAAACGGCCAGCGCTATTTCGAGCGGGCGGTGGTGATCCTTTCGGAGATCGAGGCGGCGGATCAGGCGGTGACGCAGGCCCAGTCGGCGCCGCGGGGCCTGTTACGCGTCAACGCGCCGATGTCGTTCGGCACGATGCGGCTTGGGCCCGTGCTCGCAGATTTCATGGAAGCATTCCCGGAGCTTCAGCTCCAGATCGTGCTCAGCGACGATCTGCTCGATCCAGTCCAGGACGGTTTTGACGTGACGCTGCGTATTGCGGATCTGGAATCGTCGAGTTTGATCGCGCGAAAGATCATGCCGGTGCCGCGCATGATCTGCGCCTCGCCCGATTATCTCGCGCGCCACGGCACGCCAAAACATCCGCAGGATCTGCGCGCGCATGCCTCGCTGACCTACGGCTTCTTGCTGACCGGCAATCAGTGGAAGCTCTCAGGCCGCGACGGCGATCACTGGATCCAGCCGGCCTGGTCGCTCTGCGTCAACAATGCCGAGGTGCTGCGTGACGCCGCGATCAAGGGCAGGGGACTCGCGCTGCTGCCGGAGTTCATCGCGGCGGAGGCTCTGAAGAAGGGCAAACTGCGGACAGTGCTGGACGACTATTCCGCGCCGCCGCTCGCGCTCTATGCGGTGTATCCGCCGACGCGGCATCTGTCGGTGAAGGTGCGGCTGTTTATCGATTTTCTGGTGGAGCGGTTTGGCGCGTGA
- the cobS gene encoding adenosylcobinamide-GDP ribazoletransferase yields MIPRADLLRDVVADLRMAASFVTILPVASPKPAAEGAVARATWALPVAGLLVGFAGAFVYKVAIRVGLTPALAALLALATTALITGALHEDGLADTADGLGGGRTRERKLEIMRDSRIGAYGVCALILSFGLRWSALAAIANPWAVMLALCAAHAAARAGVPAFMSLVVPARPDGLSASAGSPPGRSVAIAFAVGTLALALALGPGKALAGLILLSLAGLLLARLAIRQIGGQTGDILGAFEQTGEILILLVAAAFLHTGG; encoded by the coding sequence ATGATACCGCGCGCCGACCTTTTGCGAGACGTCGTTGCCGATCTCCGGATGGCGGCGTCGTTCGTCACGATTCTCCCCGTGGCATCGCCGAAGCCCGCCGCCGAGGGTGCCGTCGCGCGCGCGACCTGGGCACTTCCCGTCGCCGGACTGCTGGTCGGCTTCGCCGGCGCTTTCGTCTACAAGGTTGCCATTCGCGTCGGGCTGACACCGGCTCTTGCCGCTTTGCTCGCTCTCGCGACGACCGCACTCATCACCGGCGCGCTGCACGAGGACGGGCTTGCCGACACTGCTGACGGGCTCGGCGGCGGCCGCACGCGCGAGCGCAAGCTCGAGATCATGCGTGACAGCCGAATCGGGGCCTATGGCGTCTGCGCGCTGATCCTCTCGTTCGGCCTGCGCTGGAGCGCGCTCGCGGCGATCGCCAATCCGTGGGCGGTGATGCTCGCGCTCTGCGCTGCGCATGCCGCGGCGCGTGCGGGCGTGCCAGCCTTCATGTCCCTGGTCGTCCCGGCGCGGCCTGATGGGCTGTCGGCGAGCGCCGGATCGCCGCCCGGCCGCAGCGTCGCCATCGCCTTCGCCGTGGGAACGCTCGCGCTCGCGCTTGCGCTCGGGCCGGGCAAGGCACTCGCCGGCCTGATCTTGCTATCGCTCGCCGGCTTGCTGCTGGCGCGGCTTGCCATCCGCCAGATCGGCGGACAGACTGGCGACATCCTTGGTGCATTCGAGCAAACCGGCGAGATCCTGATCCTGCTGGTTGCCGCAGCCTTCCTTCACACGGGAGGATAA
- the cbiB gene encoding adenosylcobinamide-phosphate synthase CbiB, with the protein MGFAGAMVVAMAVDAFTGWPSWLFARIGHPVTWLGRLIAAIDSGWNREPDTPALRRAAGIAGALLVIALVAALGWLLQSLLPAGWVRIVLVGIVAWPLVALRSLHDHVAAVAKPLLGGDIAGAREAVSRIVGRDPTALDEAGIARAAIESLAENASDGIVAPAFWGALFGLPGIFGYKAINTLDSMIGHRSERHEAFGWAAARIDDVANFIPARVTGFLFVLLAPQRSQALSCMTRDARRHRSPNAGWPEAAMAGALGVRLSGPRIYHGNVTNEPWLNEGARNPLAADIVGGLAIYRRAMLLLAGLLAILAFA; encoded by the coding sequence TTGGGTTTTGCAGGCGCGATGGTGGTGGCGATGGCGGTGGATGCTTTCACGGGCTGGCCGTCGTGGCTGTTCGCGCGGATCGGCCATCCCGTGACCTGGCTCGGCCGGCTGATCGCAGCCATCGACAGTGGCTGGAATCGCGAGCCGGACACGCCGGCGCTCCGCCGCGCCGCGGGCATTGCCGGCGCGCTTCTGGTGATCGCGCTCGTGGCAGCGCTCGGTTGGCTGCTTCAGTCGCTTCTTCCCGCGGGTTGGGTCCGGATCGTGCTGGTCGGGATTGTGGCTTGGCCGCTGGTCGCGCTGCGCTCCCTGCACGATCACGTCGCCGCGGTCGCCAAGCCTCTGTTGGGCGGCGACATCGCCGGCGCTCGCGAGGCGGTCTCGCGCATCGTCGGCCGCGATCCCACAGCTCTCGATGAAGCCGGAATCGCACGCGCGGCGATCGAGAGCCTTGCGGAAAATGCGTCTGACGGCATTGTCGCACCAGCGTTCTGGGGCGCGCTGTTCGGCCTGCCCGGCATTTTCGGCTACAAGGCGATCAACACGCTGGATTCCATGATCGGCCATCGCAGCGAGCGCCACGAAGCGTTTGGCTGGGCGGCGGCGCGCATCGACGATGTCGCCAATTTCATTCCGGCGCGCGTGACCGGATTTTTGTTCGTGCTGCTTGCGCCGCAGCGCTCCCAGGCGCTGTCGTGCATGACGCGCGATGCGCGCCGCCATCGCTCGCCCAATGCGGGCTGGCCGGAAGCCGCGATGGCCGGCGCGCTGGGCGTGCGGCTCAGCGGTCCCCGCATCTATCATGGCAACGTTACGAACGAGCCCTGGCTCAATGAGGGTGCGCGCAATCCGCTTGCAGCCGACATCGTGGGGGGACTGGCGATCTACCGCCGCGCCATGCTGTTGCTCGCAGGCCTGCTTGCGATCCTGGCCTTCGCGTGA
- the cobO gene encoding cob(I)yrinic acid a,c-diamide adenosyltransferase — MTPEPEPQTADETDAKTAVTTDAKHAAKMAKIKVARDKIMATKSGEKGLIIVHTGAGKGKSSSAFGMIVRCVAHGFPCAVVQFIKGAWDTGERRLLTGHFGELCQFHAMGEGFTWETQDRARDIAAARAGWEKAKELIADERLRMVVLDEINIALRYDYLDIAEVVDFLKTSKPPMTHVVLTGRNAKDELIEIADLVTEMTLVKHPFRSGIKAQAGVEF, encoded by the coding sequence ATGACGCCTGAACCGGAGCCCCAAACGGCCGACGAAACCGACGCCAAGACTGCTGTCACGACCGATGCCAAGCACGCCGCGAAAATGGCCAAGATCAAGGTCGCCCGCGACAAGATCATGGCGACCAAGAGCGGCGAAAAGGGCCTCATCATCGTCCATACTGGCGCCGGCAAGGGCAAGTCGTCCTCGGCCTTCGGCATGATCGTGCGCTGCGTCGCGCATGGCTTCCCCTGCGCGGTCGTGCAGTTCATCAAGGGCGCCTGGGATACCGGCGAGCGGCGCCTGCTCACCGGCCATTTCGGCGAGCTCTGCCAATTCCACGCGATGGGCGAAGGTTTTACCTGGGAGACGCAGGATCGCGCCCGCGACATTGCGGCCGCGCGCGCCGGTTGGGAGAAGGCCAAGGAATTGATCGCGGATGAACGGCTGCGCATGGTCGTGCTCGACGAGATCAATATCGCGCTGCGCTACGACTATCTCGACATCGCGGAGGTCGTCGATTTCCTGAAGACGTCGAAGCCGCCAATGACGCATGTCGTGCTCACCGGACGCAATGCCAAGGACGAGCTGATCGAGATCGCCGATCTCGTCACTGAGATGACGCTGGTGAAACATCCATTCCGTTCCGGCATCAAGGCGCAAGCCGGCGTCGAGTTCTGA
- a CDS encoding DUF1636 domain-containing protein, with translation MTVTLHVCITCRAGQTLGEGETTPGKRLHGAILEAGVPDGVSVVPVECLSACSQGCSVALSAPGRWSYVYGRLSDANAQDVVAGAAAYAAAPDGLVPWRSRPEIFRKQSLARIPPIAVLPEAAE, from the coding sequence ATGACCGTTACACTGCACGTCTGCATCACCTGCCGCGCCGGCCAGACGCTCGGCGAGGGCGAGACCACGCCCGGCAAGCGCCTGCATGGTGCGATCCTTGAGGCCGGCGTGCCTGACGGCGTCAGCGTGGTTCCCGTCGAATGCCTGTCTGCATGCAGCCAGGGCTGCTCGGTCGCGCTCAGCGCGCCCGGCCGCTGGTCCTATGTCTATGGCCGGCTGTCGGATGCCAACGCGCAGGACGTTGTCGCGGGCGCCGCCGCCTATGCTGCCGCGCCCGATGGTCTCGTGCCCTGGCGTAGCCGGCCTGAAATCTTCCGCAAGCAGTCGCTTGCCCGCATTCCCCCCATCGCCGTGTTGCCGGAGGCCGCCGAATGA
- a CDS encoding cobyric acid synthase — protein MTRALMIQGAGSDVGKSLIVTGLARAFTRRGLRVLPFKPQNMSNNAAVTVDGGEIGRAQALQALAAGVEPHTDMNPVLLKPETDVGAQVIVHGKRIATARAREYAAMKPSLMGAVLESFERLKARADLVLVEGAGSPAEVNLRKADIANMGFARKADVPVVLVGDIDRGGVIAQLVGIKTVIDPDDAAMIQGFVINKFRGDPTLFDDGYRLIEQKTSWRGLGVLPWFARAGELPAEDALGLRDARKPGQTKVACLALSRIANFDDLDPLKLEPSVDLVMVRPGEAIPGDVRLVIIPGSKSTRGDLAFLRAQGWDIDLLAHHRRGGRVLGLCGGYQMLGRSVADPEGIEGPAGDTQGLGLLDVETVMSPQKTLTRVAAVHAATDQPIQAYEIHIGRTDGPDRARPFATLNGEPEGAISRDGRVQGSYLHGLFTSDEFRKAYLAKLDISGGDEPYHARVESALDALADHIEKHLDVEGLLALAR, from the coding sequence ATGACACGCGCGCTGATGATCCAGGGGGCCGGCTCGGACGTGGGCAAGTCGCTCATCGTCACCGGCCTCGCACGCGCCTTCACGCGACGCGGCTTGCGCGTGCTGCCCTTCAAGCCGCAGAACATGTCGAACAACGCGGCCGTCACCGTCGATGGCGGCGAGATCGGCCGCGCGCAGGCGTTGCAGGCGCTCGCTGCCGGCGTCGAGCCACACACCGACATGAATCCGGTGCTGCTCAAGCCCGAGACCGACGTCGGCGCGCAGGTGATCGTGCATGGAAAGCGCATCGCGACCGCGCGCGCGCGTGAATATGCGGCGATGAAGCCTTCGTTGATGGGCGCGGTGCTGGAGAGTTTTGAGCGGCTGAAGGCGCGCGCTGATCTGGTGCTGGTCGAGGGCGCCGGCAGCCCGGCCGAGGTCAATCTGCGCAAGGCCGACATTGCCAATATGGGCTTTGCGCGCAAGGCCGACGTGCCGGTCGTGCTGGTCGGCGACATCGACCGCGGCGGCGTGATCGCCCAGCTCGTCGGCATCAAGACCGTGATCGACCCTGACGATGCCGCGATGATCCAGGGTTTCGTCATCAACAAGTTTCGCGGCGACCCCACGCTGTTCGACGATGGCTATCGACTGATCGAACAGAAAACGTCATGGCGCGGTCTTGGCGTGCTGCCCTGGTTCGCACGCGCCGGCGAATTGCCAGCCGAGGATGCACTGGGTCTGCGCGATGCGCGCAAGCCTGGCCAGACCAAGGTAGCTTGCCTCGCGCTGTCGCGGATCGCCAATTTCGACGATCTCGATCCGCTGAAGCTCGAGCCTTCAGTTGATCTCGTGATGGTGCGTCCGGGTGAAGCGATCCCTGGCGACGTCCGCCTCGTCATCATCCCCGGCTCAAAGTCCACCCGCGGCGATCTCGCCTTCCTGCGCGCGCAGGGCTGGGACATCGACCTGCTCGCGCATCACCGCAGGGGCGGCCGTGTGCTCGGCCTCTGCGGCGGCTATCAGATGCTCGGGCGCAGCGTCGCCGACCCCGAAGGAATCGAAGGCCCCGCGGGCGACACGCAGGGCCTCGGGCTTCTGGATGTCGAGACGGTCATGAGCCCGCAGAAGACACTGACACGCGTTGCGGCTGTGCACGCGGCGACGGATCAGCCGATCCAGGCTTACGAAATCCACATCGGCCGCACCGATGGACCGGATCGCGCGCGGCCGTTTGCGACACTGAACGGGGAGCCAGAAGGGGCGATCTCCCGGGATGGCCGTGTGCAGGGCAGCTATCTGCACGGCCTGTTCACGTCGGATGAGTTCCGCAAGGCGTATCTGGCCAAGCTCGACATTTCCGGGGGCGATGAGCCCTACCATGCAAGGGTCGAGAGCGCGCTCGATGCGCTGGCCGATCACATCGAAAAGCATCTCGACGTCGAAGGCCTGCTCGCGCTAGCGCGCTAG
- the bluB gene encoding 5,6-dimethylbenzimidazole synthase, producing the protein MVEFDDAFRRQLHELFVWRRDVRHFRTDALPDGAIERLIETACLSPSVGLSQPWRFVIVDDAARRRAVIDDFKACNAEALNCYSGDRAGRYAALKLSGLERAPGHLAVFADKASDIGHGLGRATMPETTEYSVVAAITAMWLAARAEGIGLGWVSILSPERIHGVLDVPASWKFIAYLCVGYPEAACDQPELERAKWEHRRSPDEFTLRR; encoded by the coding sequence ATGGTCGAATTCGACGACGCCTTCCGCCGGCAATTGCACGAGCTGTTCGTATGGCGCCGCGACGTGCGCCATTTTCGCACCGATGCGCTGCCCGACGGTGCCATTGAGCGGCTGATCGAGACGGCTTGCCTGTCGCCCTCGGTCGGCCTGAGCCAGCCCTGGCGTTTCGTCATCGTCGATGATGCCGCGCGGCGTCGTGCCGTGATCGACGACTTCAAAGCTTGCAACGCCGAGGCGCTGAATTGCTATTCCGGCGATCGCGCGGGCCGTTATGCCGCGCTCAAGCTCTCAGGCCTCGAACGGGCCCCTGGCCACCTCGCCGTCTTCGCCGACAAGGCCAGCGATATCGGCCACGGCCTCGGCCGGGCGACCATGCCGGAGACGACGGAGTATTCCGTGGTCGCCGCAATCACCGCAATGTGGCTCGCCGCGCGCGCCGAGGGGATCGGGCTTGGCTGGGTCTCGATCCTCAGTCCGGAGCGCATCCACGGCGTGCTCGACGTGCCCGCCTCCTGGAAATTCATCGCTTATCTCTGCGTCGGCTATCCCGAGGCGGCGTGCGACCAGCCCGAACTCGAGCGGGCGAAGTGGGAGCACCGGCGCAGCCCCGACGAATTCACGTTGCGGCGGTAG
- a CDS encoding alpha/beta fold hydrolase, whose product MLLAPAARAEEQFPSTFQSKSIPANGTQIHVRVGGKGPAVILIHGFGDTGDMWARLGADLSRDHTVVVPDLRGMGLSAKPETGYDKWTEAADMRAVLQSLGIEKAVVVGHDIGTMVAYAYAARYRDLTEKLVVMDAPVPGVPPWDEVVRSPQLWHFDFGGPDMERLVKGRERIYLDRFWNEFAGTPSKVDEATRRHYAKLYAQPGAMHSAFAQFRAIRTDAEDNKKAIATKLAMPVLAVGGEKSFGKMEAVVMRNAASDVTEVVIPGAGHWLMEEDPAATITAVRQFLDGKK is encoded by the coding sequence ATGCTGCTCGCACCCGCAGCCCGCGCCGAGGAACAGTTTCCGTCCACGTTCCAGAGCAAGTCGATCCCGGCCAACGGCACGCAAATTCATGTGCGCGTCGGCGGCAAGGGACCGGCCGTGATCCTGATCCACGGCTTTGGCGATACCGGCGACATGTGGGCCAGGCTCGGCGCTGATCTTTCACGCGACCACACCGTCGTCGTGCCAGATTTGCGCGGCATGGGCCTCTCGGCCAAGCCCGAAACCGGCTACGACAAATGGACCGAGGCCGCCGACATGCGGGCCGTTCTCCAGTCGCTCGGCATCGAGAAGGCCGTCGTCGTCGGACACGACATCGGCACCATGGTGGCCTATGCCTACGCCGCGCGGTATCGCGACCTGACCGAAAAGCTGGTCGTCATGGATGCTCCCGTCCCCGGCGTGCCGCCCTGGGACGAGGTCGTGCGCAGCCCGCAGCTCTGGCATTTCGATTTCGGCGGACCCGACATGGAGCGGCTGGTCAAGGGCCGCGAGCGCATTTATCTCGACCGCTTCTGGAACGAATTCGCCGGCACGCCCTCCAAGGTCGACGAGGCGACACGCCGCCACTACGCAAAACTCTATGCTCAGCCGGGGGCGATGCATTCCGCCTTCGCCCAGTTCAGGGCGATCCGCACCGACGCCGAAGACAACAAGAAGGCGATCGCAACCAAGCTGGCCATGCCGGTGCTGGCTGTCGGCGGCGAAAAGTCCTTCGGCAAGATGGAAGCGGTCGTGATGCGGAACGCGGCGAGCGATGTCACCGAGGTCGTGATTCCCGGCGCCGGCCACTGGCTGATGGAGGAGGATCCGGCCGCGACCATCACGGCGGTGCGCCAGTTCCTCGACGGCAAGAAATAG
- the cobW gene encoding cobalamin biosynthesis protein CobW, whose product MNSLAKVPVTVVTGFLGSGKTTLIQHLLTNAGGKKLAVLVNEFGSEGVDGEILKSCADANCPEENIVELANGCICCTVADDFIPTMEQLLARPVRPDHILIETSGLALPKPLLKAFDWPEIRSRITVDGVIALVDAEAVAAGRFAPDPDAVEAQRAADESLDHETPLSEVFEDQIACADIVLLTKADLAGAAGIEAAKAAITAEMPRRVPMLPITDGAIDARVILGLGAAAENDLAARPSHHDGEEDHEHDDFNSVVIDLPEVTDVDALVASVQKLAREQNVLRVKGYIAVAGKPMRLLLQAVGERVRHQFDKPWGTGNRQSKLVVIGEHGDIDEAAIRSGLGI is encoded by the coding sequence ATGAACTCGCTCGCAAAAGTCCCTGTGACCGTGGTCACCGGCTTTCTCGGCTCCGGCAAGACCACGCTGATCCAGCATCTGCTGACCAATGCGGGCGGCAAGAAGCTCGCAGTGCTCGTCAACGAGTTCGGCAGCGAGGGTGTCGACGGCGAGATCCTGAAGTCCTGCGCCGACGCGAATTGTCCGGAAGAGAACATCGTCGAGCTCGCCAATGGCTGCATCTGCTGCACCGTCGCCGACGATTTCATTCCGACCATGGAGCAGCTCTTGGCGCGGCCGGTGCGGCCGGATCACATCCTGATCGAGACCTCGGGCCTCGCGCTGCCGAAGCCACTGCTGAAGGCGTTCGACTGGCCGGAGATCCGCTCGCGCATCACGGTCGACGGCGTGATCGCGCTCGTCGATGCCGAGGCCGTCGCCGCAGGCCGCTTCGCGCCGGACCCGGATGCTGTCGAAGCGCAACGCGCGGCGGACGAAAGTCTCGATCACGAGACGCCGCTGTCGGAAGTGTTCGAGGACCAGATCGCCTGCGCCGATATCGTGCTGCTGACCAAGGCCGATCTCGCGGGCGCTGCGGGCATCGAGGCCGCCAAGGCCGCGATCACCGCGGAGATGCCGCGCCGCGTGCCGATGCTGCCCATCACCGATGGTGCGATCGACGCGCGCGTCATCCTCGGCCTCGGCGCCGCCGCCGAGAACGATCTCGCCGCACGTCCCTCGCATCATGACGGCGAGGAGGATCACGAGCACGATGATTTCAATTCTGTCGTGATCGATCTTCCTGAAGTGACTGACGTCGACGCGCTGGTCGCATCGGTGCAGAAGCTGGCGCGTGAGCAAAACGTGCTGCGCGTAAAAGGCTATATCGCAGTCGCGGGCAAGCCGATGCGGCTATTGTTGCAAGCGGTTGGCGAGCGCGTGCGCCACCAGTTCGACAAGCCATGGGGCACGGGCAACAGGCAATCGAAGCTCGTCGTGATCGGCGAGCATGGCGATATCGACGAGGCCGCAATCAGGTCAGGACTAGGCATTTGA